The Megalops cyprinoides isolate fMegCyp1 chromosome 19, fMegCyp1.pri, whole genome shotgun sequence genome has a window encoding:
- the hdac5 gene encoding histone deacetylase 5 isoform X2, producing the protein MNSPHTPVEVKTSLPVGMQSPGGGGEQGGGSGGGGGPVDLRADPRLIDTALREQQLQQELLLLKQQQELQKQLLFAEFQKQHEVLTRQHEVQLQEHLKQQQEILAAKRQQELEQKRKLEQQRHEELEKQRLEQQLIMLRNKEKGKESAIASTEVKLKLQEFLRSKKEPSSGGLNHSFPQKCWGAHHTSLDQSSPPQSNTPGTPPSYKLPPLLGAYDGKDDFPLRKTASEPNLKVRSRLKQKVAERRSSPLLRRKDGTVISTFKKRAIEITVSSMCSSAPGSGPSSPNSSNSAIAENGSSGSVPNIPAEQLRSHHQTLNADRTTSQLSLYTSPSLPNISLGLPANSHIAAPQKLSAQQEAERQAIQTMRQGGALTGKFVSASSLPACLPPGVAHDAEPPATNSHSHSSLLQHVLLLEQARQQSALLAVPIYGQSPLVTGERVSPNMRTVNKLPRHRPLSRTQSAPLPQSPQALQQLVMQQQHQHFLEKQKQYQQQIQLNKMLSKGGELPRQPPTHPEETEEELTETAEMQEERGEGPEPPGGAPPAPEHQHRQDVSGDVTPPLEHPLALKGGSTESEVEEDDEDDEAIELKECDEEGDPYGQFPDQQHLQQLNVFQASLSITGMPHRPLGRAQSSPATASLKGAPTGELCVKHLFTTGLVYDTFMLKHQCMCGNTHIHPEHAGRIQSIWSRLQETGLLNRCERIRGRKATLDEIQTVHSEHHTLLYGTSPLNRQKLDSKKLLGPISQKMCALLPCGGIGVDSDTVWNEMHSSGAVRMAVGCVIELAFKVAAGELKNGFAVVRPPGHHAEESTAMGFCFFNSVAITAKLLQQKLSVEKILIVDWDIHHGNGTQQAFYSDPNVLYISLHRYDDGNFFPGSGAPEEVGAGPGVGFNVNIAWTGGVEPPMGDVEYLTAFRTVVMPIANEFSPDVVLVSAGFDAVEGHQSPLGGYSVTAKCFGHLTQQLMTLAGGRVVLALEGGHDLTAICDASESCVSALLGDELDPLPEDVLQQKPCPKATASLERVIKIQSKHWSCLQRLAPTVGQSMLEAQHREEDEADTVTAMASLTVDNELGIAREPSRPTEEPMEEEPVL; encoded by the exons tggaggTGAAGACGTCTCTCCCGGTGGGCATGCAGAGCCCGGGCGGCGGGGGCGAGCAGGGGGGCGggagcgggggcgggggcgggccCGTGGACCTGCGGGCCGACCCCCGGCTCATCGACACGGCCCTGCgtgagcagcagctgcagcaggagctgctgctcctcaagcagcagcaggagctgcagaagcAGCTGCTCTTCGCCGAGTTCCAGAAGCAGCACGAGGTCCTCACGCGCCAGCACGaggtgcagctgcaggagcaccTCAAG cagcagcaggagatcCTGGCGGCCAAGcggcagcaggagctggagcagaagaggaagctggaacagcagagacacgaggagctggagaagcagcGGCTGGAGCAGCAGCTCATCATGCTGAGGAACAAGGAGAAAGGCAAAGAGA GTGCGATAGCTAGCACAGAAGTGAAGTTAAAGCTCCAGGAGTTTCTCCGCAGCAAAAAAGAGCCGTCCTCCGGCGGACTGAACCATTCCTTCCCTCAGAAATGCTG GGGCGCTCACCACACCTCTCTGGACCAGAGCTCTCCTCCACAAAGCAACACTCCCGGGACACCCCCCTCCTACAAACTGCCCCCCCTGCTGGGCGCTTACGACGGCAAGGATGACTTCCCCCTCCGCAAGACAG CCTCTGAGCCCAACCTGAAGGTGCGCTCCCGCTTAAAACAGAAGGTGGCAGAGAGGCGGAGCAGCCCGCTGCTGAGGCGGAAGGACGGCACGGTGATCAGCACCTTCAAGAAGAGAGCCATCGAGATCACAG TGTCCTCCATgtgtagcagtgccccaggcTCGGGGCCCAGCTCCCCCAACAGCTCCAACAGTGCCATCGCCGAGAACGGCTCCAGCGGCTCCGTCCCCAACATCCCTGCAGAG CAACTACGCTCCCATCACCAGACTCTGAACGCAGACAGGACGACCAGCCAGCTCAGCCTTTACACCTCCCCGTCGCTCCCCAACATCTCCCTGGGCCTCCCCGCCAACTCACACATTGCC gcCCCGCAGAAGCTGTCAGCCCAGCAGGAGGCGGAGCGGCAGGCTATCCAGACCATGCGGCAGGGCGGCGCCCTGACGGGGAAGTTTGTCAGCGCCTCGTCCCTGCCGGCCTGCCTGCCCCCGGGGGTGGCGCACGACGCCGAGCCCCCCGCCACCAACAGCCACAGCCACTCCTCCCTGCTGCAGCACGTCTTGCTGCTGGAACAGGCCCGCCAGCAGAGTGCACTGCTCGCAG TCCCTATCTACGGGCAGTCTCCGCTGGTGACGGGCGAGCGGGTTTCCCCCAACATGCGCACGGTCAACAAGCTGCCCCGCCACCGGCCGCTGAGCCGCACCCAGTCGGCGCCCCTGCCCCAGAGCCCCCaggccctgcagcagctggtcatgcagcagcagcaccagcacttcctggagaagcagaagcagtACCAGCAGCAGATCCAGCTCAACAAG ATGCTCTCCAAAGGCGGCGAGCTGCCCCGccagccccccacccacccGGAGGAGACGGAGGAGGAGCTGACGGAGACGGCGGagatgcaggaggagaggggcgaGGGGCCGGAGCCTCCGGGCGGGGCGCCCCCCGCGCCTGAGCACCAGCACCGGCAGGACGTCTCGGGGGACGTGACGCCCCCTCTGGAGCACCCGCTGGCGCTGAAGGGCGGCAGTACGGAGAGCGAGGTGGAGGAGGACGACGAGGACGACGAGGCCATCGAGCTGAAGGAGTGCGACGAGGAGGGCGACCCCTACGGCCAG TTCCCAGaccagcagcacctgcagcagctcaACGTGTTCCAGGCATCCCTGTCCATTACTGGCATGCCCCACAGGCCTCTTGGAAGGGCACAGTCCTCGCCGGCCACAGCCAGCCTCAAGGGCGCCCCCACTGGTGAGCTGTGTGTCAAGCACCTCTTCACAACAG GGCTGGTATATGACACCTTCATGCTCAAACACCAGTGCATGTGTGGGAACACTCATATTCACCCAGAGCACGCCGGAAGGATCCAGAGCATCTGGTCCCGCCTGCAGGAGACAGGACTGCTTAACCGATGCGAG AGGATTCGAGGCAGAAAGGCCACGCTGGATGAGATCCAGACAGTCCACTCGGAGCACCATACTCTCCTCTACGGCACCAGCCCGCTCAACAGGCAGAAGCTGGACAGCAAAAAGCTCTTAG GTCCAATCAGCCAGAAGATGTGCGCCCTCCTGCCCTGTGGAGGCATTGGG GTGGACAGCGACACGGTGTGGAACGAGATGCACTCCTCCGGCGCGGTGCGGATGGCCGTGGGCTGCGTCATCGAGCTGGCCTTCAAGGTGGCCGCCGGAGAGCTGAAG AACGGTTTCGCGGTGGTGCGACCCCCAGGACATCACGCAGAGGAGTCCACTGCCAT GGGCTTCTGTTTCTTTAACTCGGTGGCCATCACAGCcaagctgctgcagcagaagcTCAGCGTGGAAAAGATCCTCATCGTGGACTGG GACATCCATCACGGCAACGGCACGCAGCAGGCCTTCTACAGCGACCCCAACGTGCTGTACATCTCCCTTCATCGCTACGACGACGGGAACTTCTTCCCCGGCAGCGGGGCCCCAGAAGAG GTGGGGGCCGGTCCGGGAGTGGGGTTCAATGTGAACATTGCGTGGACAGGGGGTGTGGAGCCCCCCATGGGAGACGTGGAGTATCTGACTGCCTTCAG GACGGTGGTGATGCCCATTGCAAATGAGTTCTCTCCCGACGTGGTTCTGGTGTCGGCTGGGTTTGACGCTGTGGAGGGTCACCAGTCCCCATTGGGTGGATACTCCGTCACGGCCAAGT GTTTCGGCCACCTCACCCAGCAGCTGATGACTTTAGCGGGCGGCCGCGTGGTCTTGGCGCTGGAAGGAGGGCACGACCTCACCGCCATCTGCGACGCCTCCGAGTCCTGCGTGTCTGCGCTCCTGGGAGACGAG ctggACCCGCTGCCCGAAGACGTCCTGCAGCAGAAGCCGTGCCCCAAAGCGACGGCGTCGCTGGAGAGAGTCATCAAGATCCAGA GTAAGCACTGGAGCTGTCTGCAGCGCCTCGCCCCCACGGTGGGCCAGTCCATGCTGGAGgcccagcacagagaggaggacgAGGCCGACACCGTGACCGCCATGGCCTCGCTGACCGTGGACAATGAGCTGGGCATCGCCCGGGAGCCCAGCAG GCCTACAGAGGAACCGATGGAGGAGGAGCCAGTGTTGTAG
- the hdac5 gene encoding histone deacetylase 5 isoform X1, which yields MLLRPTVPGLCAMLQTIYETESCFSADAVSSREQPLELLSRTRIPAAPNTVEVKTSLPVGMQSPGGGGEQGGGSGGGGGPVDLRADPRLIDTALREQQLQQELLLLKQQQELQKQLLFAEFQKQHEVLTRQHEVQLQEHLKQQQEILAAKRQQELEQKRKLEQQRHEELEKQRLEQQLIMLRNKEKGKESAIASTEVKLKLQEFLRSKKEPSSGGLNHSFPQKCWGAHHTSLDQSSPPQSNTPGTPPSYKLPPLLGAYDGKDDFPLRKTASEPNLKVRSRLKQKVAERRSSPLLRRKDGTVISTFKKRAIEITVSSMCSSAPGSGPSSPNSSNSAIAENGSSGSVPNIPAEQLRSHHQTLNADRTTSQLSLYTSPSLPNISLGLPANSHIAAPQKLSAQQEAERQAIQTMRQGGALTGKFVSASSLPACLPPGVAHDAEPPATNSHSHSSLLQHVLLLEQARQQSALLAVPIYGQSPLVTGERVSPNMRTVNKLPRHRPLSRTQSAPLPQSPQALQQLVMQQQHQHFLEKQKQYQQQIQLNKMLSKGGELPRQPPTHPEETEEELTETAEMQEERGEGPEPPGGAPPAPEHQHRQDVSGDVTPPLEHPLALKGGSTESEVEEDDEDDEAIELKECDEEGDPYGQFPDQQHLQQLNVFQASLSITGMPHRPLGRAQSSPATASLKGAPTGELCVKHLFTTGLVYDTFMLKHQCMCGNTHIHPEHAGRIQSIWSRLQETGLLNRCERIRGRKATLDEIQTVHSEHHTLLYGTSPLNRQKLDSKKLLGPISQKMCALLPCGGIGVDSDTVWNEMHSSGAVRMAVGCVIELAFKVAAGELKNGFAVVRPPGHHAEESTAMGFCFFNSVAITAKLLQQKLSVEKILIVDWDIHHGNGTQQAFYSDPNVLYISLHRYDDGNFFPGSGAPEEVGAGPGVGFNVNIAWTGGVEPPMGDVEYLTAFRTVVMPIANEFSPDVVLVSAGFDAVEGHQSPLGGYSVTAKCFGHLTQQLMTLAGGRVVLALEGGHDLTAICDASESCVSALLGDELDPLPEDVLQQKPCPKATASLERVIKIQSKHWSCLQRLAPTVGQSMLEAQHREEDEADTVTAMASLTVDNELGIAREPSRPTEEPMEEEPVL from the exons ATGCTTTTGAGGCCCACCGTGCCGGGCCTGTGCGCGATGTTGCAGACGATTTACGAGACGGAATCCTGCTTCTCCGCGGACGCGGTGTCCAGCCGGGAGCAGCCCCTGGAGCTGCTGTCCAGGACCCGGATACCTGCAGCCCCCAACACCG tggaggTGAAGACGTCTCTCCCGGTGGGCATGCAGAGCCCGGGCGGCGGGGGCGAGCAGGGGGGCGggagcgggggcgggggcgggccCGTGGACCTGCGGGCCGACCCCCGGCTCATCGACACGGCCCTGCgtgagcagcagctgcagcaggagctgctgctcctcaagcagcagcaggagctgcagaagcAGCTGCTCTTCGCCGAGTTCCAGAAGCAGCACGAGGTCCTCACGCGCCAGCACGaggtgcagctgcaggagcaccTCAAG cagcagcaggagatcCTGGCGGCCAAGcggcagcaggagctggagcagaagaggaagctggaacagcagagacacgaggagctggagaagcagcGGCTGGAGCAGCAGCTCATCATGCTGAGGAACAAGGAGAAAGGCAAAGAGA GTGCGATAGCTAGCACAGAAGTGAAGTTAAAGCTCCAGGAGTTTCTCCGCAGCAAAAAAGAGCCGTCCTCCGGCGGACTGAACCATTCCTTCCCTCAGAAATGCTG GGGCGCTCACCACACCTCTCTGGACCAGAGCTCTCCTCCACAAAGCAACACTCCCGGGACACCCCCCTCCTACAAACTGCCCCCCCTGCTGGGCGCTTACGACGGCAAGGATGACTTCCCCCTCCGCAAGACAG CCTCTGAGCCCAACCTGAAGGTGCGCTCCCGCTTAAAACAGAAGGTGGCAGAGAGGCGGAGCAGCCCGCTGCTGAGGCGGAAGGACGGCACGGTGATCAGCACCTTCAAGAAGAGAGCCATCGAGATCACAG TGTCCTCCATgtgtagcagtgccccaggcTCGGGGCCCAGCTCCCCCAACAGCTCCAACAGTGCCATCGCCGAGAACGGCTCCAGCGGCTCCGTCCCCAACATCCCTGCAGAG CAACTACGCTCCCATCACCAGACTCTGAACGCAGACAGGACGACCAGCCAGCTCAGCCTTTACACCTCCCCGTCGCTCCCCAACATCTCCCTGGGCCTCCCCGCCAACTCACACATTGCC gcCCCGCAGAAGCTGTCAGCCCAGCAGGAGGCGGAGCGGCAGGCTATCCAGACCATGCGGCAGGGCGGCGCCCTGACGGGGAAGTTTGTCAGCGCCTCGTCCCTGCCGGCCTGCCTGCCCCCGGGGGTGGCGCACGACGCCGAGCCCCCCGCCACCAACAGCCACAGCCACTCCTCCCTGCTGCAGCACGTCTTGCTGCTGGAACAGGCCCGCCAGCAGAGTGCACTGCTCGCAG TCCCTATCTACGGGCAGTCTCCGCTGGTGACGGGCGAGCGGGTTTCCCCCAACATGCGCACGGTCAACAAGCTGCCCCGCCACCGGCCGCTGAGCCGCACCCAGTCGGCGCCCCTGCCCCAGAGCCCCCaggccctgcagcagctggtcatgcagcagcagcaccagcacttcctggagaagcagaagcagtACCAGCAGCAGATCCAGCTCAACAAG ATGCTCTCCAAAGGCGGCGAGCTGCCCCGccagccccccacccacccGGAGGAGACGGAGGAGGAGCTGACGGAGACGGCGGagatgcaggaggagaggggcgaGGGGCCGGAGCCTCCGGGCGGGGCGCCCCCCGCGCCTGAGCACCAGCACCGGCAGGACGTCTCGGGGGACGTGACGCCCCCTCTGGAGCACCCGCTGGCGCTGAAGGGCGGCAGTACGGAGAGCGAGGTGGAGGAGGACGACGAGGACGACGAGGCCATCGAGCTGAAGGAGTGCGACGAGGAGGGCGACCCCTACGGCCAG TTCCCAGaccagcagcacctgcagcagctcaACGTGTTCCAGGCATCCCTGTCCATTACTGGCATGCCCCACAGGCCTCTTGGAAGGGCACAGTCCTCGCCGGCCACAGCCAGCCTCAAGGGCGCCCCCACTGGTGAGCTGTGTGTCAAGCACCTCTTCACAACAG GGCTGGTATATGACACCTTCATGCTCAAACACCAGTGCATGTGTGGGAACACTCATATTCACCCAGAGCACGCCGGAAGGATCCAGAGCATCTGGTCCCGCCTGCAGGAGACAGGACTGCTTAACCGATGCGAG AGGATTCGAGGCAGAAAGGCCACGCTGGATGAGATCCAGACAGTCCACTCGGAGCACCATACTCTCCTCTACGGCACCAGCCCGCTCAACAGGCAGAAGCTGGACAGCAAAAAGCTCTTAG GTCCAATCAGCCAGAAGATGTGCGCCCTCCTGCCCTGTGGAGGCATTGGG GTGGACAGCGACACGGTGTGGAACGAGATGCACTCCTCCGGCGCGGTGCGGATGGCCGTGGGCTGCGTCATCGAGCTGGCCTTCAAGGTGGCCGCCGGAGAGCTGAAG AACGGTTTCGCGGTGGTGCGACCCCCAGGACATCACGCAGAGGAGTCCACTGCCAT GGGCTTCTGTTTCTTTAACTCGGTGGCCATCACAGCcaagctgctgcagcagaagcTCAGCGTGGAAAAGATCCTCATCGTGGACTGG GACATCCATCACGGCAACGGCACGCAGCAGGCCTTCTACAGCGACCCCAACGTGCTGTACATCTCCCTTCATCGCTACGACGACGGGAACTTCTTCCCCGGCAGCGGGGCCCCAGAAGAG GTGGGGGCCGGTCCGGGAGTGGGGTTCAATGTGAACATTGCGTGGACAGGGGGTGTGGAGCCCCCCATGGGAGACGTGGAGTATCTGACTGCCTTCAG GACGGTGGTGATGCCCATTGCAAATGAGTTCTCTCCCGACGTGGTTCTGGTGTCGGCTGGGTTTGACGCTGTGGAGGGTCACCAGTCCCCATTGGGTGGATACTCCGTCACGGCCAAGT GTTTCGGCCACCTCACCCAGCAGCTGATGACTTTAGCGGGCGGCCGCGTGGTCTTGGCGCTGGAAGGAGGGCACGACCTCACCGCCATCTGCGACGCCTCCGAGTCCTGCGTGTCTGCGCTCCTGGGAGACGAG ctggACCCGCTGCCCGAAGACGTCCTGCAGCAGAAGCCGTGCCCCAAAGCGACGGCGTCGCTGGAGAGAGTCATCAAGATCCAGA GTAAGCACTGGAGCTGTCTGCAGCGCCTCGCCCCCACGGTGGGCCAGTCCATGCTGGAGgcccagcacagagaggaggacgAGGCCGACACCGTGACCGCCATGGCCTCGCTGACCGTGGACAATGAGCTGGGCATCGCCCGGGAGCCCAGCAG GCCTACAGAGGAACCGATGGAGGAGGAGCCAGTGTTGTAG